A stretch of the Drosophila subpulchrella strain 33 F10 #4 breed RU33 unplaced genomic scaffold, RU_Dsub_v1.1 Primary Assembly Seq24, whole genome shotgun sequence genome encodes the following:
- the LOC119559444 gene encoding uncharacterized protein LOC119559444, producing the protein MPSFLGVAISLALLSLVVGQASNVSQSMDLYILQNQRQYDAKIKQLEDQLANFRILFNKRIEALTVQADSMQLKLEQASAQLDPITLIDSWSKQCVQNYSGTIPTVSAARTSITNCAENINGVLNSPESTYNTLNSYYKNNLKNGLAQCVKLHPTAQLNYTLCVTKVIGDANKYTVTSQNNFNNYLKSSECTAENRVRSSWQCSFGQVYSITSRVEVALQLIDTCIANRLVCGSITCSVDKPSCPNVANVTLAEINPQNDTIRNPFTFVTNSTNCVEFRLNR; encoded by the exons ATGCCGAGCTTTTTAGGTGTAGCAATCAGTTTGGCTCTTTTGAGCTTGGTGGTGGGCCAGGCGTCGAATGTCTCCCAATCCATGGACCTCTATATACTGCAGAACCAGCGACAGTACGATGCGAAGATCAAGCAACTGGAAGATCAATTGGCCAACTTTAGGATTCTTTTCAACAAGCGAATTGAGGCACTAACAGTTCAGGCGGATTCGATGCAGTTAAAACTAGAACAAGCCTCCGCGCAGCTGGATCCCATCACCCTGATCGATTCCTGGAGCAAACAGTGCGTTCAAAACTATAGCGGCACCATCCCAACGGTGAGCGCCGCCAGAACCTCCATTACCAACTGTGCGGAAAACATCAATGGGGTCTTAAACTCCCCTGAGAGTACCTACAACACACTAAACAGTtactataaaaataacttGAAAAACGGACTGGCGCAATGCGTAAAGCTTCATCCCACTGCTCAGCTAAACTACACGCTCTGTGTGACCAAGGTG ATTGGCGATGCTAATAAGTACACGGTGACCAGCCAGAATAACTTCAATAACTACCTTAAAAGTTCCGAGTGTACAGCCGAGAACCGTGTGCGAAGTTCCTGGCAGTGCTCCTTTGGACAGGTGTACTCCATTACCTCCAGAGTGGAAGTTGCCTTGCAACTCATCGACACCTGCATTGCCAATAGACTGGTGTGCGGCTCTATCACCTGCTCCGTTGACAAGCCCTCGTGCCCGAATGTCGCAAATGTAACTCTGGCTGAGATCAATCCCCAAAATGATACTATTCGAAACCCTTTCACCTTTGTCACAAACAGTACAAACTGTGTTGAGTTCCGATTGAACCGATAA